From Nitrospirota bacterium, the proteins below share one genomic window:
- the rpsR gene encoding 30S ribosomal protein S18: MERGRLFQRRRPCRFCIDKAGIDFKDVGLLKNFLTERGRIVPRRISGNCLRHQRELTIAIKRARHIALVSFAEER; encoded by the coding sequence ATGGAACGAGGACGGTTGTTTCAGCGACGGCGGCCCTGCCGGTTCTGCATCGACAAGGCGGGAATCGATTTCAAGGACGTCGGACTGCTGAAGAATTTCTTGACGGAGCGGGGCCGGATCGTGCCGCGCCGGATTTCGGGCAACTGCTTGCGGCATCAGCGCGAGCTGACGATCGCCATCAAGCGCGCCCGGCACATCGCCCTGGTGAGTTTTGCGGAGGAGCGCTGA
- the fabG gene encoding 3-oxoacyl-[acyl-carrier-protein] reductase codes for MSLAGKVAIVTGAAQGIGRAIAETLARDGADIVVADLDPGRSQETVAAVEELGRRALNVKVNVADFNDVKAMVDQALKDWGKVDILVNNAGITRDGLLLRMKEEDWNLVLQVNLNGTFHCTKAVLQPMTKQRYGRIVNIASIVGVMGNVGQANYAASKAAVIGFTKTVAREYAGRNVTVNAVAPGFIDTAMTQGLPADVKETLQKQIPLGRLGRPDDIAAAVRFLVSDEASYITGHVLHVNGGMLMA; via the coding sequence GTGAGTTTAGCAGGTAAAGTCGCCATCGTCACCGGCGCCGCGCAGGGGATCGGGCGGGCGATTGCGGAGACGCTGGCCCGCGACGGCGCCGACATCGTGGTAGCCGATCTCGATCCCGGCCGGTCGCAAGAGACGGTCGCCGCCGTCGAAGAACTCGGCCGGCGGGCGTTGAACGTCAAGGTCAATGTCGCGGACTTCAACGACGTGAAGGCCATGGTCGACCAGGCGCTGAAGGACTGGGGCAAAGTCGATATCCTCGTCAACAACGCCGGCATCACCCGCGACGGTCTGCTGCTGCGCATGAAAGAGGAAGACTGGAATCTCGTGCTGCAAGTCAACCTGAACGGCACCTTCCACTGCACGAAAGCGGTGCTTCAGCCGATGACCAAGCAGCGCTACGGCCGGATAGTCAACATCGCCTCGATCGTCGGCGTGATGGGCAACGTCGGCCAGGCCAACTACGCCGCATCCAAGGCGGCGGTGATCGGGTTCACAAAGACCGTGGCGCGGGAATATGCCGGTCGGAACGTGACCGTCAACGCCGTCGCGCCCGGGTTTATCGACACGGCGATGACCCAGGGATTGCCGGCCGACGTCAAGGAGACCTTGCAGAAGCAGATCCCGCTGGGCCGGCTGGGCCGGCCGGACGATATCGCCGCCGCCGTCCGGTTTCTCGTTTCGGACGAGGCGTCGTATATCACCGGTCATGTCCTGCACGTCAACGGCGGGATGTTGATGGCGTGA
- a CDS encoding slipin family protein: MELAFSLLILLVLLAVVLAMGFKVLREYERAVIFRFGRVARGLVGGHGPGIVVIMPLVDKLLRVSLRTVAMDVPPQDVITRDNVSVKVNAVIYFRVVDQQRAIVQVEDYLYATSMMAQTTLRSVLGQSQLDDLLAKREEINVHLQRILDQQTEPWGIKVSAVEVKNVDLPQEMQRVIAKQAEAERERRSKVIHAEGEFQAAQRLADAATVMSRHPMALQLRYLQTLVEIAAEKNSTTIFPIPIDMLTPFVQGLQKREAGE, encoded by the coding sequence ATGGAGTTGGCGTTCAGTCTCCTCATCCTGCTGGTTTTGCTGGCTGTCGTCTTGGCGATGGGCTTCAAGGTGCTGCGCGAATATGAACGAGCAGTGATCTTTCGGTTTGGAAGAGTGGCGCGAGGCCTCGTGGGCGGCCATGGCCCCGGCATCGTGGTCATCATGCCGCTTGTCGATAAGCTCTTACGCGTGAGCCTGCGGACCGTCGCCATGGACGTGCCTCCACAAGACGTCATTACACGGGATAACGTGTCCGTGAAGGTGAACGCCGTCATTTATTTCCGTGTCGTCGATCAGCAGCGAGCGATTGTCCAGGTTGAGGACTATCTGTATGCGACGTCGATGATGGCCCAGACTACGCTCCGCAGCGTGCTCGGCCAGAGTCAGCTCGATGATCTGCTGGCCAAGCGGGAAGAGATCAACGTCCACCTCCAGCGCATCCTTGACCAACAGACAGAACCCTGGGGCATTAAGGTTTCGGCGGTCGAAGTAAAAAACGTGGACCTTCCCCAAGAGATGCAGCGCGTGATCGCCAAGCAGGCCGAAGCGGAACGCGAGCGGCGATCCAAAGTCATTCACGCCGAGGGCGAATTCCAGGCCGCACAACGCCTGGCGGACGCGGCCACGGTCATGAGCCGGCATCCGATGGCTCTCCAACTGCGGTACCTGCAGACCTTGGTGGAGATCGCCGCTGAAAAGAATTCGACCACGATTTTCCCGATCCCCATCGACATGCTCACGCCGTTCGTCCAAGGTCTGCAAAAGCGCGAGGCAGGAGAGTAA
- the fabF gene encoding beta-ketoacyl-ACP synthase II, whose translation MSERVTRRVAVTGLGLVTPLGTGLEKTWKALCAGQSGIGRITRFDPAGYPVQIAGEVKDFDPAHFIEKKEIKKMDTFIHYAVGASQMAVDDAGLKIAPEDADRVGVYIGAGIGGLPAIEHYHKVLLEKGPDRVSPFFIPMVIINLASGQVAIRLGAKGPNSCAVTACATGNHCIGDAFRIIQRGEADVMLAGGTESCIVPTAVAGFAAARALSTRNDDPPRASRPFDRDRDGFVLSEGAGVVVLEELERARRRGARVYAEVIGYAMNSDAYHITAPPDEGEGAVRCMELAIKDAGIAKDEIGYINAHGTSTFADKIETQAIKQVFGERACRIPVSSTKSMTGHLLGAAGGVEAVFSVLALYRGVLPPTINLENPDPECDLDYVPNRARQASPGVVLSNSFGFGGVNACLLFKRFDA comes from the coding sequence ATGAGCGAGCGGGTGACACGACGGGTCGCGGTGACGGGGCTGGGGCTGGTCACGCCGCTCGGCACAGGCCTCGAAAAGACCTGGAAAGCGTTGTGCGCCGGGCAGTCCGGGATCGGCCGGATTACCCGCTTTGATCCCGCCGGCTATCCTGTCCAGATTGCAGGGGAAGTCAAAGACTTCGACCCCGCCCACTTCATCGAGAAAAAGGAAATCAAGAAAATGGACACCTTCATCCATTATGCCGTTGGCGCGAGCCAGATGGCGGTGGATGACGCGGGGCTGAAGATCGCGCCCGAGGACGCGGATCGCGTCGGGGTGTATATCGGCGCCGGCATCGGCGGGCTTCCGGCGATTGAGCACTACCATAAGGTTTTACTGGAGAAAGGACCGGATCGGGTCTCGCCCTTCTTCATTCCCATGGTCATCATCAACCTGGCCTCGGGCCAGGTGGCCATCAGGCTGGGCGCCAAGGGGCCCAACTCCTGCGCCGTGACCGCGTGCGCGACCGGGAACCATTGTATCGGCGACGCCTTCCGGATCATTCAGCGGGGCGAGGCGGACGTGATGCTGGCCGGCGGCACCGAGTCCTGCATCGTGCCCACTGCGGTGGCGGGGTTCGCCGCAGCCCGGGCGTTGTCCACGCGGAACGACGATCCGCCGCGGGCCAGCCGGCCGTTCGATCGTGATCGGGACGGCTTCGTGCTCAGCGAGGGCGCCGGGGTGGTGGTGTTGGAGGAATTGGAGCGGGCGCGCCGGCGGGGCGCACGGGTCTATGCCGAGGTCATCGGCTATGCCATGAACAGCGACGCCTATCACATCACTGCGCCGCCCGACGAAGGAGAAGGGGCGGTGCGGTGTATGGAACTGGCCATCAAGGATGCGGGGATCGCCAAGGATGAAATCGGGTACATCAACGCGCACGGGACGTCGACCTTTGCCGATAAAATTGAAACGCAAGCCATCAAACAGGTGTTCGGCGAACGGGCCTGTCGTATTCCGGTCAGTTCCACGAAGTCGATGACCGGGCACCTGCTGGGCGCAGCCGGCGGCGTCGAAGCCGTCTTTAGCGTGCTGGCGCTCTACCGCGGCGTGTTGCCGCCGACCATCAATCTGGAGAATCCCGATCCCGAGTGCGATCTGGACTATGTGCCCAATCGGGCTCGCCAGGCCTCGCCCGGCGTCGTGCTCTCGAACTCCTTCGGATTCGGCGGCGTGAACGCCTGCCTGTTGTTCAAACGTTTTGATGCATAA
- the acpP gene encoding acyl carrier protein, which yields MATVEERVKKIIAEQLGVEEDEVTPEAHFVEDLGADSLDTVELVMALEEEFEIEIPDEDAEKILTVGKALEYIKEKV from the coding sequence ATGGCGACCGTTGAAGAACGTGTGAAGAAAATTATCGCCGAGCAACTGGGGGTCGAGGAGGACGAAGTCACTCCGGAGGCGCACTTTGTCGAAGATCTTGGCGCGGACTCCCTGGATACGGTCGAGCTGGTGATGGCGCTCGAGGAGGAATTCGAGATCGAAATCCCGGATGAGGACGCCGAGAAGATCCTCACCGTCGGGAAGGCGCTGGAGTATATTAAGGAGAAGGTGTAA
- a CDS encoding DUF177 domain-containing protein gives MNSLTPKVSDIPQEGLVLRCDVTAEELGLSERDALVQGALVVALELVKLSGSIRASGLLEGMILRQCVRCLKDFADPLSVSVDAEYVSEGAGALRGATRVLPHGRLDAIGADEEDEPYLYTGDEIDLAPMLREQVILAEPMQPLCQEDCQGLCGVCGQDFNVGRCRCPQEPDNSPFRVLRRFRDPEQGG, from the coding sequence ATGAACTCACTGACCCCGAAGGTGTCCGACATCCCCCAGGAAGGACTGGTTCTCCGGTGCGACGTCACGGCGGAAGAACTGGGATTGAGCGAACGGGATGCTCTGGTGCAGGGCGCTCTCGTCGTGGCCTTGGAGTTGGTCAAACTTAGCGGCAGCATCCGAGCCAGCGGCCTGCTGGAGGGCATGATTCTTCGCCAGTGCGTGCGCTGCCTGAAGGACTTTGCCGATCCGCTCTCGGTGTCCGTGGACGCGGAGTACGTCAGCGAAGGCGCCGGCGCCTTGCGCGGAGCGACGCGCGTGCTGCCGCATGGACGGTTGGACGCGATCGGCGCCGACGAAGAGGACGAACCCTATCTCTATACCGGAGATGAAATCGATCTGGCCCCGATGCTCCGGGAACAGGTCATCCTGGCCGAGCCGATGCAGCCGCTGTGTCAGGAAGACTGTCAGGGTCTCTGCGGCGTCTGCGGGCAGGATTTCAACGTCGGCCGCTGCCGGTGTCCGCAGGAACCGGATAATTCGCCGTTCCGGGTGCTCAGGCGATTCAGAGACCCGGAGCAGGGCGGCTGA
- a CDS encoding peptidylprolyl isomerase yields the protein MLMLRTIRAVLAGVSVAMLLGGPLVAPAADQASGGKEPRAIIKTKYGEMEIKFFPDVAPKHVENFIKLAKSGFYNGTIFHRVIPGFMIQGGDPNTKDSTKKDTYGTGGPGYTIKAEFNDIPHKRGIVSMARAQDPDSAGSQFFIVVEDSRFLDRKYTVFGEVVKGIGVADKIVNLPRDSRDLPTERVEMTVTIVE from the coding sequence ATGTTAATGTTGAGGACAATCCGTGCAGTCCTGGCAGGGGTGAGCGTCGCGATGCTTTTGGGGGGGCCGTTGGTCGCGCCGGCGGCCGATCAGGCGTCTGGCGGCAAGGAACCGCGGGCGATCATCAAGACGAAATACGGCGAGATGGAAATCAAATTCTTTCCCGATGTCGCGCCCAAACACGTGGAGAATTTCATCAAGCTGGCCAAGTCCGGATTTTATAACGGCACGATTTTCCACCGCGTGATTCCCGGGTTCATGATTCAGGGCGGCGATCCGAACACGAAGGACTCGACGAAGAAAGACACCTACGGCACGGGCGGTCCCGGCTACACCATCAAGGCGGAGTTCAACGACATTCCGCACAAGCGGGGCATCGTGTCGATGGCGCGGGCGCAGGACCCGGACAGCGCCGGCTCGCAGTTCTTCATCGTGGTGGAGGATTCCCGGTTCTTGGATCGGAAGTACACCGTCTTCGGCGAGGTGGTGAAAGGGATCGGGGTGGCGGACAAGATCGTGAACCTGCCCCGCGACTCGCGCGATCTGCCGACGGAGCGGGTGGAGATGACGGTGACGATCGTCGAGTAA
- the rpmF gene encoding 50S ribosomal protein L32 gives MPNPKHKLSRARRDRRRTSKSKIIPPGFSVCPQCHELKLPHYTCLNCGTYKGKAVIAVEEA, from the coding sequence ATGCCGAATCCAAAACATAAGCTCTCCAGGGCCCGCCGAGATCGGCGGCGAACCAGCAAATCGAAAATCATTCCGCCGGGCTTCTCCGTGTGTCCACAGTGCCACGAGCTGAAGCTTCCGCATTACACATGCCTGAATTGCGGCACCTATAAGGGGAAGGCGGTCATTGCCGTCGAGGAAGCGTAA
- the rnc gene encoding ribonuclease III, which yields MARSKTDTVADIEVIQAALGYQFRRPGLLDQALTHKSHVNESKGKQGKHNERLEFLGDAVLALIVSDHLASSFPDLSEGALSKLKARLVSETSLAKAARRLNLGNLLRLGRGEELTKGREKNSLLADALEALIAAVYLDGGLEASRAFTLRVLAPELSGVENQKARPEMDDYKTLLQEWCQKRFETLPQYATVRESGPDHRKLFEVELTIRGDVVGVGRGHSKKEAEQMAAKQALEQVGA from the coding sequence ATGGCGCGTTCCAAGACCGACACTGTGGCGGACATCGAGGTCATCCAGGCAGCCTTGGGCTATCAGTTCCGCCGGCCCGGCCTGCTCGACCAAGCCCTCACGCACAAGTCCCACGTCAACGAAAGCAAGGGCAAACAGGGCAAGCACAATGAGCGGCTGGAGTTTCTGGGCGACGCGGTGCTGGCGCTCATCGTCAGCGATCACCTGGCGTCCTCATTCCCCGACCTGTCGGAAGGCGCCCTTTCGAAACTGAAAGCGCGACTGGTCAGCGAGACCTCGCTGGCCAAGGCGGCGCGCCGGCTCAACCTGGGCAACTTGCTGCGACTCGGGCGGGGCGAAGAACTGACCAAGGGACGTGAAAAGAATTCGCTGCTGGCCGATGCGCTGGAAGCCCTGATCGCCGCCGTCTATCTGGACGGGGGGCTGGAAGCCAGCCGGGCGTTCACCCTGCGCGTGCTGGCTCCCGAGTTGAGCGGGGTGGAGAACCAGAAAGCCCGGCCGGAGATGGATGATTACAAGACCTTGCTGCAAGAGTGGTGTCAGAAGCGATTCGAGACGTTGCCGCAGTATGCGACCGTGCGCGAATCCGGGCCCGACCACCGGAAGCTTTTCGAGGTGGAGCTCACGATCCGGGGGGATGTGGTCGGCGTGGGAAGGGGGCACAGCAAGAAGGAAGCGGAACAGATGGCGGCCAAACAGGCGCTCGAGCAGGTCGGGGCCTGA
- a CDS encoding radical SAM protein: MDLVDEAVEDVNFEHPCDLVGLSIMTCYDPRAHEIATEFRKRGKPVVMGGVHPTYCPDEALQYADAVVCGEAEDLWPELIADFEAGAMKRRYQMESFPTLEQYKSPRAELLSPDAYMTRQCSFTTRGCHFDCEFCSVSPFNGKTTRRRPVQEVVKELTRIKQWIRGELVERIRHDSLWHAFITGVRIRLGIEDGAIFAFVDDLHNSNRAYCRELWTALKPLKIKWGCQATMFLGDDPEMVKLAAESGCVSVFVGMESLNEDCLEETHKPFNRVQKFSQEIKMFHDHGIMVNPGIVFGFDNDDESVFERAVEFLVKNQVELAYFNVLTPLPGTALYERYTRAGRIFDKDWAKYDGKHVVFYPSRMTPEQLQEGFFCANHRFYSLPSIWRRLVGTKQRFIPRLSMNRQFRKLVKRSCPQGTLSPVAGALKTLEAQLPTLETDQLIPNALHALRQKLGQTAAPAHGLWLTMRAKRHDQFAALFVDLEGTLDRLNAQELLKRISEAAEKARIDIIVNFEHLKHATPEALRALLDGEALKAVVPYAKVRYRKFKAAFENAVQERSIDRLEWLSQDVQDT; the protein is encoded by the coding sequence GTGGATCTCGTGGATGAAGCCGTGGAGGATGTGAATTTCGAACACCCCTGCGATCTCGTCGGGTTGTCGATCATGACCTGCTACGACCCGCGGGCGCATGAAATTGCGACGGAGTTCAGGAAGCGAGGCAAACCGGTCGTCATGGGCGGCGTTCACCCGACCTATTGTCCCGACGAGGCTCTGCAGTATGCCGATGCCGTCGTTTGCGGCGAGGCGGAAGATCTGTGGCCCGAACTCATCGCCGACTTCGAGGCGGGGGCCATGAAGCGACGGTATCAGATGGAATCGTTTCCGACGCTGGAACAGTATAAGAGCCCGCGTGCGGAACTGCTGAGCCCCGATGCCTATATGACCAGGCAATGCAGTTTCACCACCCGAGGGTGTCATTTCGATTGCGAGTTCTGCAGTGTCTCTCCCTTCAACGGGAAGACCACCAGACGCCGGCCGGTTCAAGAAGTCGTCAAGGAATTGACCCGGATCAAACAATGGATTCGCGGCGAATTGGTGGAACGGATACGCCATGACTCGCTCTGGCACGCCTTCATCACGGGGGTTCGCATTCGCCTCGGCATTGAAGACGGCGCCATCTTCGCCTTCGTCGATGACTTGCACAACAGCAACCGGGCTTACTGCCGGGAACTTTGGACGGCGCTCAAGCCGCTGAAGATCAAGTGGGGATGCCAAGCCACGATGTTCCTGGGCGATGATCCGGAAATGGTCAAGCTGGCGGCGGAGAGCGGCTGCGTGTCTGTCTTCGTGGGGATGGAATCGCTGAATGAAGACTGCCTGGAGGAAACCCATAAGCCGTTTAACCGGGTGCAGAAGTTTTCGCAAGAGATCAAGATGTTTCATGACCATGGCATCATGGTGAACCCGGGGATTGTCTTCGGCTTCGATAACGACGATGAATCGGTCTTTGAACGTGCCGTGGAGTTCCTGGTCAAGAATCAGGTGGAGTTGGCCTATTTCAATGTGCTCACTCCACTCCCTGGCACGGCCCTCTATGAACGCTACACTCGCGCCGGCCGCATCTTCGACAAGGACTGGGCGAAGTATGACGGCAAACATGTGGTGTTCTATCCAAGCCGGATGACACCGGAGCAACTCCAGGAGGGCTTTTTCTGTGCCAACCATCGGTTCTATTCGCTGCCGTCGATCTGGCGCCGGTTGGTGGGCACCAAACAGCGATTCATCCCCCGTTTGTCCATGAACCGGCAGTTTCGCAAGTTAGTCAAGCGGTCCTGTCCGCAAGGGACCCTCTCGCCGGTCGCCGGGGCGCTCAAGACCCTGGAAGCTCAGTTGCCGACGCTGGAGACGGATCAACTCATCCCCAATGCGCTCCATGCCCTCAGACAGAAGCTGGGTCAGACCGCCGCACCCGCGCACGGATTGTGGTTGACGATGAGAGCCAAGCGGCATGACCAGTTTGCCGCGCTGTTTGTCGACCTTGAAGGGACACTCGATCGACTGAATGCGCAAGAACTGCTGAAACGAATCAGCGAGGCGGCGGAGAAAGCCCGGATCGACATCATCGTGAACTTTGAACACCTGAAACACGCGACGCCCGAGGCGCTCAGAGCCTTGCTGGACGGTGAGGCGTTGAAAGCCGTGGTGCCCTATGCCAAGGTGCGCTACCGGAAGTTCAAGGCGGCGTTTGAGAACGCGGTGCAGGAGCGCTCCATCGATCGACTTGAATGGCTGAGCCAGGATGTACAAGACACATAA
- a CDS encoding single-stranded DNA-binding protein: MAGFNKVILIGNLTRNPELRYTPSGTPVASFGLAVSRRYKQGEELKEEVCFVDIVVFGKQAEHCGQYLSKGNGVIVDGRLQQRRWETEDGQKRSKHEVVAQTVTFLPKRPEAGGGDAPTSDDTNYEFEEQP, from the coding sequence GTGGCCGGGTTCAATAAAGTCATCCTCATCGGCAACCTCACCCGCAATCCGGAGCTCCGTTACACGCCGAGCGGCACGCCGGTGGCGAGCTTCGGCTTGGCGGTGAGCCGGCGGTACAAGCAGGGGGAGGAACTGAAAGAGGAAGTCTGCTTCGTCGATATCGTCGTCTTCGGCAAGCAGGCCGAGCACTGCGGCCAGTATCTCAGCAAAGGGAACGGCGTCATCGTGGACGGTCGGCTGCAGCAGCGCCGCTGGGAGACCGAGGACGGCCAGAAGCGCAGCAAGCACGAGGTCGTCGCGCAGACCGTGACGTTCCTGCCCAAGCGGCCCGAGGCGGGCGGCGGCGACGCGCCGACGTCGGATGATACGAACTACGAGTTCGAAGAGCAGCCATAA
- the plsX gene encoding phosphate acyltransferase PlsX: MRIAVDAMGGDHGPPPILEGALQAVRELDVEVVLVGDEAQLKEQLGRAKYADSRLTIRHAPQVVEMHESPATVVRKKRESSIWIATELVKSGEASAVISAGNTGASMVAAFFVLEVIKGVERPAIATTLPTLTGTAVMLDVGANVDCTPSHLEQFALMGNEYAKHLYGKPNPRVGLLSIGEEDTKGNEVTKEAFKLLKALPINFIGNVEGRDVYSGSADVIVCDGFIGNVALKISEGVADTIKKLLMKELAGSFLGRLAYPLVAGPLLRLRRRIDYAEFGGAPLLGVNGVCMICHGRSSAKAIKNAIKRAKAMVESRLNELIRRDIEESLALHRQSGQEGIPA; the protein is encoded by the coding sequence ATGCGAATCGCCGTCGACGCGATGGGCGGGGATCACGGGCCGCCGCCTATTCTCGAGGGCGCCCTTCAAGCCGTTCGCGAGCTGGATGTTGAGGTGGTCCTCGTCGGGGACGAGGCGCAGCTCAAGGAACAGCTCGGGCGGGCCAAGTACGCTGATTCTCGTCTGACGATCCGGCATGCGCCGCAGGTCGTGGAGATGCACGAATCGCCGGCGACCGTCGTCCGAAAGAAACGGGAATCGTCCATTTGGATCGCGACCGAGTTGGTGAAATCCGGAGAAGCGAGCGCCGTCATCAGCGCAGGCAATACCGGCGCCAGCATGGTCGCCGCGTTTTTCGTGCTGGAGGTGATCAAAGGCGTGGAACGGCCCGCCATCGCCACGACGCTGCCGACGCTCACCGGCACCGCGGTGATGTTGGACGTCGGCGCGAACGTCGATTGCACGCCGAGCCACCTGGAGCAATTCGCGTTGATGGGAAACGAATACGCCAAGCACCTGTACGGCAAGCCCAATCCCCGCGTCGGTCTCCTGAGTATCGGCGAGGAAGACACGAAAGGCAACGAGGTCACGAAAGAAGCCTTCAAGCTGCTCAAAGCCCTCCCGATCAACTTTATCGGCAACGTCGAAGGCCGCGACGTCTATAGCGGCTCGGCGGATGTGATCGTGTGCGACGGCTTCATCGGCAACGTGGCGTTGAAAATTTCCGAAGGCGTGGCCGATACGATCAAAAAGCTCCTCATGAAAGAGTTGGCCGGCTCCTTCCTGGGCCGGCTCGCCTATCCGCTGGTGGCCGGGCCGCTCCTTCGCCTGCGCCGCCGGATCGATTATGCGGAGTTCGGCGGCGCGCCGCTCTTGGGCGTGAACGGCGTGTGCATGATCTGCCACGGGCGTTCGTCGGCCAAGGCGATCAAGAACGCGATCAAACGGGCCAAGGCGATGGTCGAGAGCCGGCTGAACGAGTTGATCCGTCGGGACATCGAGGAAAGCCTGGCTTTGCACCGACAATCGGGGCAGGAAGGCATTCCGGCATGA
- the fabD gene encoding ACP S-malonyltransferase produces the protein MASGIGLVFPGQGSQSVGMGRALYEAHPAVRTVYGEASSVLGYDVAALCFEGPADRLNLTEYTQPALLTSSVAALRLLEPAGAKPLAVAGHSLGEYSAIVAAGGLAFRDAVRLVQKRGRYMAEAVPPGSGLVAAILGLTGETVREICREASPVGVVAAANFNCPGQVVIAGEKAAVERAIELAKAKGSRKAIPLPVSVPVHTPLMRPAADWLAQDMARATWSDLTVPLVNNADAKPLRLANEVRASLIRQLPSSVLWEDSIKTMAGLGVTTFIEVGPGTVLAGLIKRILPDAVTLNVHDPKSLDATLRALNVNR, from the coding sequence ATGGCGTCCGGAATCGGGCTGGTGTTTCCCGGCCAAGGCTCACAGTCGGTCGGGATGGGGCGAGCGCTCTACGAAGCGCATCCCGCAGTCCGAACGGTTTACGGAGAGGCGTCATCCGTCCTCGGCTACGACGTTGCCGCGCTCTGTTTCGAGGGACCGGCCGATCGGCTGAATCTGACGGAATACACGCAGCCGGCGCTGCTCACCAGCAGCGTCGCCGCGTTGCGTCTGCTGGAGCCGGCCGGAGCGAAGCCTCTCGCCGTCGCCGGTCATAGCCTCGGCGAATATTCGGCCATTGTCGCCGCCGGAGGCTTGGCGTTTCGCGACGCCGTCCGGCTCGTCCAGAAGCGCGGGCGATACATGGCCGAGGCCGTGCCGCCGGGAAGCGGATTGGTCGCCGCGATTCTCGGTTTGACGGGCGAGACCGTCAGAGAGATCTGCCGGGAAGCCTCGCCGGTCGGGGTCGTCGCGGCGGCGAATTTCAACTGTCCCGGGCAAGTGGTGATCGCGGGGGAAAAAGCCGCGGTCGAGCGGGCGATCGAGCTGGCGAAAGCCAAGGGGAGTCGCAAAGCGATCCCGCTGCCGGTCAGCGTGCCGGTCCATACGCCGCTCATGCGACCGGCGGCGGACTGGCTCGCGCAGGACATGGCGCGAGCGACCTGGTCGGATTTGACGGTGCCGCTGGTCAACAACGCCGATGCCAAACCGCTCAGGCTGGCCAACGAGGTGCGGGCGTCGTTGATCCGCCAGTTGCCCTCTTCGGTGCTGTGGGAAGATTCGATCAAGACTATGGCGGGGTTGGGCGTCACGACATTCATTGAGGTGGGACCGGGCACGGTTCTGGCCGGACTGATCAAGCGCATCCTGCCCGACGCCGTGACGCTGAACGTCCATGACCCGAAGTCGCTGGACGCGACCCTCAGAGCGTTAAACGTGAACCGTTAA
- a CDS encoding beta-ketoacyl-ACP synthase III, with protein sequence MKARITGTGSYVPERVVTNADLERLVATSDQWIVERTGIRERRVVAEGEACSDLGVQAGERALKTAGLSPADLDLILVATCTGDMPLPATACLIQHRLGATRAAACDISAACCGFVYALAVADAYIKTGLRHVLVIGSEVMSVITDWTDRNTCVLFGDGAGAVVLSAGEGERGVLSSHLRSDGSLCDLIVVPGGGSRHPPSEKMLSERLQYIKMKGNETFKVAVRTLEEIARETLAHNNLSIEDVDLYVPHQANVRIIKAVAERLGLPLEKVFLNMDRYGNTSAASIPIALDEAVREGRLREGNLVMIGAFGAGLTWASAMIRW encoded by the coding sequence ATGAAGGCCAGGATCACCGGAACGGGCTCGTATGTCCCCGAACGCGTGGTGACCAATGCCGATCTCGAACGGTTGGTCGCCACGTCGGATCAGTGGATCGTCGAGCGGACGGGCATCCGCGAACGTCGCGTCGTCGCCGAGGGGGAGGCCTGCTCGGATCTGGGCGTCCAGGCCGGCGAGCGGGCGCTGAAGACCGCCGGACTCTCGCCCGCGGACCTGGACCTGATCCTGGTCGCCACCTGCACCGGGGACATGCCGCTTCCCGCCACCGCCTGTCTCATCCAACATCGACTCGGCGCGACGCGCGCGGCGGCGTGCGACATCTCGGCGGCCTGTTGCGGCTTCGTCTATGCCTTGGCCGTCGCCGACGCCTACATCAAGACCGGCTTGCGGCATGTGCTGGTGATCGGGTCCGAGGTGATGTCGGTCATCACCGACTGGACGGATCGCAACACCTGCGTCCTGTTCGGCGACGGAGCCGGGGCGGTCGTGCTCAGCGCCGGCGAAGGCGAACGCGGCGTCCTTTCCTCCCATCTGCGCTCAGACGGCAGCCTGTGCGATCTGATCGTGGTGCCGGGCGGCGGGTCGCGCCATCCGCCGTCGGAGAAGATGCTGAGCGAGCGGCTGCAGTACATCAAGATGAAGGGCAACGAGACGTTCAAGGTGGCGGTCCGCACGTTGGAAGAGATTGCGCGGGAAACCTTGGCCCACAATAACCTGTCGATCGAGGATGTGGATCTCTACGTCCCGCATCAAGCCAACGTGCGGATTATCAAGGCCGTCGCGGAGCGGCTGGGACTGCCTCTCGAAAAAGTGTTTCTGAACATGGACCGGTACGGGAACACGTCCGCAGCGTCGATCCCGATCGCGCTCGATGAAGCGGTGCGCGAAGGACGGTTGCGGGAAGGGAACCTGGTCATGATCGGCGCCTTCGGCGCCGGGCTGACCTGGGCCTCGGCGATGATTCGCTGGTGA